A DNA window from Camelina sativa cultivar DH55 chromosome 13, Cs, whole genome shotgun sequence contains the following coding sequences:
- the LOC104735488 gene encoding cinnamoyl-CoA reductase-like SNL6 gives MRIVPATETFSAELKEFMCAAVQRRRDDDGFGGSRGGGGKSRNAMDLDSDTGNRLVCVTGGVSYLGRAIVKRLLVHGYSVRIVVDCPEDKEKVSEMEADAEMASFNNRITSVVSRLTEIGSLIKAFDGCAGVFHTSAFVDPAGIAGYSKSMAELEAKVSESVIKACTRTASVRKCVFTSSLLACALQNSSFNNLDHSVINEESWSDEQLCIDNKLWYALGKLKAEKAAWRIADSKGLKLATICPALITGPDFFNRNSTSTLAYLKGAKEMYSHGLLATMDVNKLAKAHVCLWEGLGNKTAFGRYICFDTILSQDGAENLAKDIGVQIEKICGSSSDSDGNADEEASPSNLQISDKKLLDLMSRTLRSCYHES, from the exons AGGAGTTCATGTGTGCCGCTGTGCAAAGGAGGAGAGACGACGACGGATTTGGAGGCTCTCGAGGTGGTGGTGGTAAATCAAGAAATGCGATGGATCTGGATTCCGACACTGGAAACAGATTGGTGTGTGTTACTGGTGGTGTCTCTTATCTCGGTCGTGCCATTGTTAAACGGCTTCTTGTTCATGGGTACTCCGTAAGAATCGTCGTTGATTGTCCAG AGGATAAAGAGAAAGTGAGTGAGATGGAAGCTGACGCTGAAATGGCGTCGTTTAATAACAGGATTACGTCAGTGGTTTCACGGTTAACAGAGATCGGGAGTTTGATTAAAGCGTTTGATGGTTGTGCTGGCGTTTTCCACACCAGTGCGTTCGTGGATCCCGCTGGAATCGCAGGATACTCG AAATCAATGGCGGAATTAGAAGCAAAAGTGAGCGAGAGTGTAATAAAAGCGTGCACAAGAACGGCGTCAGTGAGAAAATGTGTCTTCACATCATCTCTCTTAGCATGTGCTTTGCAAAACAGTTCCTTCAACAATCTTGATCACTCTGTTATCAACGAGGAGAGCTGGAGCGATGAACAACTCTGTATCGATAATAag CTTTGGTATGCACTTGGAAAACTGAAAGCTGAGAAAGCTGCGTGGAGAATCGCAGATTCAAAAGGATTAAAGCTTGCAACTATATGTCCTGCTCTTATAACTGGTCCTGACTTCTTCAACCGTAACTCCACTTCAACCTTGGCTTATCtcaaag GAGCAAAAGAGATGTATAGCCACGGATTATTAGCGACAATGGATGTGAACAAGTTGGCTAAAGCTCACGTATGCTTGTGGGAAGGTTTGGGTAATAAAACCGCTTTTGGTAGATACATTTGTTTCGACACCATTCTCTCTCAAGATGGTGCTGAAAATCTTGCTAAAGATATTGGTGTCCAAATCGAAAAGATTTGCGGTAGCAGCAGCGATTCAGACGGGAACGCAGAcgaagaagcttctccttctaatttacaaatatcaGATAAAAAGCTACTAGATCTTATGTCAAGAACTCTACGAAGTTGCTATCATGAGAGTTAG
- the LOC104735485 gene encoding ADP-ribosylation factor — translation MGLNFTKLFSRLFAKKEMRILMVGLDAAGKTTILYKLKLGEIVTTIPTIGFNVETVEYKNISFTVWDVGGQDKIRPLWRHYFQNTQGLIFVVDSNDRDRVVEARDELHRMLNEDELRDAVLLVFANKQDLPNAMNAAEITDKLGLHSLRQRHWYIQSTCATSGEGLYEGLDWLSNNIASKA, via the exons ATGGGGCTTAATTTCACAAAGTTGTTCAGCAGGCTATTTGCCAAGAAAGAAATGAGGATTCTGATGGTAGGTCTCGATGCTGCTGGTAAGACTACTATCTTGTACAAGCTCAAGCTTGGCGAAATCGTCACCACCATCCCTACCATCG GATTCAATGTGGAGACTGTTGAGTACAAGAACATCAGTTTCACTGTTTGGGATGTTGGGGGTCAAGACAag ATTCGTCCCCTGTGGAGGCACTACTTCCAGAACACTCAAGGTCTTATATTCGTGGTTGATAGCAACGACAGGGACCGAGTTGTGGAGGCGAGGGATGAGTTACATCGCATGTTAAATGAG GATGAACTGAGGGATGCTGTCCTTCTTGTGTTTGCCAACAAACAAGATCTTCCCAATGCAATGAATGCTGCAGAAATAACTGACAAGCTTGGTCTTCACTCTCTTCGCCAACGCCATTG gTACATTCAAAGCACATGTGCCACATCTGGCGAAGGTCTGTATGAAGGCCTTGATTGGCTCTCCAACAATATTGCTAGCAAG GCATGA
- the LOC104737992 gene encoding F-box/LRR-repeat protein At3g58980-like codes for MDRISDLPDGIVIRILSFLSIDEAASTSVLSKRWRDMFAFTPHLHLSLTKPRKFLPFVDHRRYFMDFVDRVLAVSGNSAIKSFTLKCRLGVGSAHTNRWICNVLNRGVLDLHLDAKAHDPLIFEVFACKTLVKLKLTRFEIPMLPVNASLPALKIISLHFVKFYNLDAFEKLISACPLLEELIMIYIAWELWKCSHIFSCPTLKRLTIGCIGFSVELGSMSFDNPNLVYLEYSDFVQLRYPVVNLDSLVEAKLGLTMKEGGPDNCDPSNLITGLRNVEILNLLCPETVEIYGIFHEAMPVFANLLHLTITSEVDFCSSVSSLPSLLKKAPNLHTLVIKGFLRHDNPVSDCECFLGCSRLSSCPVKVLEITEYEGSIKELDQMKRFLEELSCLELVKVCAPAKDDKEKLRLSTDLLMLCRASSKCEIKVEFS; via the exons ATGGATAGGATCAGCGATCTACCAGATGGGATTGTTATCCGCATTTTGTCTTTCCTCTCGATAGATGAAGCTGCTTCAACTTCGGTTCTCTCCAAGAGATGGCGTGATATGTTTGCCTTCACACCACATCTCCATTTGTCCCTTACCAAACCAAGAAAATTCTTGCCTTTCGTTGATCACCGACGATATTTCATGGATTTCGTGGATCGAGTGTTGGCTGTTTCAGGCAATTCCGCCATAAAGAGTTTCACTCTGAAATGTCGACTTGGTGTTGGCTCAGCTCATACCAACCGTTGGATATGTAATGTGCTGAACCGTGGTGTCTTGGATCTTCATCTTGACGCAAAAGCTCATGATCCATTAATCTTCGAGGTCTTTGCTTGCAAGACACTTGTTAAGCTGAAACTGACTCGTTTTGAAATTCCTATGCTTCCTGTGAATGCTTCTCTTCCAGCTCTTAAGATTATCTCTCTTCATTTCGTTAAATTTTATAACCTTGACGCATTTGAAAAGCTTATCTCTGCTTGCCCTTTACTTGAGGAGTTGATCATGATTTATATTGCGTGGGAACTTTGGAAATGTTCTCACATCTTCTCCTGTCCAACCCTTAAGAGACTTACCATTGGATGTATCGGTTTTAGTGTTGAGTTGGGGAGCATGAGTTTTGATAATCCAAATCTTGTCTACTTGGAATACTCTGATTTTGTTCAGCTTCGGTATCCAGTTGTTAACCTTGACTCTCTTGTTGAAGCTAAGCTCGGGCTTACAATGAAAGAGGGAGGTCCTGATAATTGCGATCCATCGAATCTGATTACCGGATTAAGAAATGTCGAGATCCTCAACTTATTATGTCCTGAAACTGTGGAG atttatgGGATCTTCCATGAAGCAATGCCTGTGTTCGCAAACCTCTTACATTTAACAATCACATCTGAAGTGGACTTCTGTTCATCTGTTTCGTCTCTACCATCTCTGCTGAAGAAAGCTCCAAATCTACACACTCTTGTCATCAAG GGTTTCTTGCGCCATGATAATCCTGTATCTGATTGCGAATGCTTCTTAGGATGTTCTCGTTTATCTTCATGTCCTGTGAAGGTCTTAGAAATAACAGAGTACGAAGGAAGTATCAAAGAGCTGGACCAAATGAAGCGTTTCTTGGAGGAGTTGTCATGTCTTGAGCTCGTCAAAGTTTGCGCCCCCGCAAAAGATGACAAAGAAAAGTTGCGGCTCAGCACGGATTTGCTAATGCTTTGTAGAGCTTCTTCCAAATGCGAGATCAAGGTCGAGTTTTCTTGA
- the LOC104735486 gene encoding universal stress protein A-like protein, whose protein sequence is MESEPTRVMVAVNESTLKGYPHASISSKKAFEWTLKKIVRSNTSGFKLLLLHVQVQDEDGFDDMDSIYASPDDFRQMRERNKAKGLHLLEFFVNKCHEIGVGCEAWIRKGDPTEVICHEVRRVRPDFLVVGSRGLGPFQKVFVGTVSEFCVKHAECPVITIKRSAEESPQDPADD, encoded by the exons ATGGAGAGCGAGCCGACTCGAGTGATGGTGGCGGTGAACGAGTCGACTCTCAAAGGCTATCCGCACGCGTCGATTAGCAGCAAAAAGGCGTTTGAGTGGACGCTGAAGAAGATCGTTCGGTCCAATACCTCTGGCTTCAAGCTTCTCTTGCTCCACGTTCAAGTTCAGGACGAAGATG GTTTTGATGACATGGACAGCATATATGCATCTCCTGATGATTTCCGACAAATGAGGGAGCGTAACAAGGCTAAAGGACTTCACCTTCTTGAGTTTTTCGTTAATAAATGTCATGAGATTGGG GTTGGGTGCGAGGCCTGGATCAGGAAAGGTGATCCCACGGAAGTGATATGCCATGAAGTGAGGCGGGTCAGGCCAGATTTTCTGGTTGTGGGAAGTCGTGGTCTCGGCCCATTCCAAAA GGTATTTGTTGGAACTGTGAGTGAATTTTGTGTGAAGCATGCAGAATGTCCAGTCATTACAATCAAACGTAGTGCTGAAGAATCTCCACAAGATCCAGCTGATGACTAA
- the LOC104735487 gene encoding uncharacterized protein LOC104735487, with amino-acid sequence MEENPHRVSRRNHGGTHCQNDAVDEDNRRRRHYNHGGDDTKCSGKRCRSWAAAAIADCVALCCCPCAIINLLTLTFVKVPWMIGRRCLGGGRKNKKKRKKLPHNRRQRRGKINGGDDQFHHHHNNNNHHHLRFETTEGGEKCGCGGGGGGGGCYGGGDYDDHRFVVERDGSLTKEEEEENGEKTTSVKGGGDHDESRISARVEAERVWLELYQIGHLGFGRVSFTGIQ; translated from the coding sequence ATGGAGGAAAACCCGCATCGAGTTTCACGTAGAAACCACGGCGGGACCCACTGTCAAAACGACGCCGTCGACGAGGACAACCGTCGACGACGGCATTACAACCACGGCGGCGACGATACCAAATGCTCAGGCAAGAGATGCCGGTCGTGGGCGGCGGCTGCTATTGCTGACTGTGTTGCGCTTTGTTGCTGTCCATGTGCGATCATCAACCTTCTTACTCTTACTTTCGTCAAGGTCCCGTGGATGATAGGACGACGGTGTTTAGGCGGCGGccggaagaacaagaagaagcgGAAGAAGCTACCTCACAACAGAAGACAACGGCGCGGAAAGATCAATGGTGGAGATGAtcagtttcatcatcatcataataataataaccatcATCACCTCCGGTTTGAGACAACGGAGGGGGGCGAGAAATGCGGatgcggtggtggtggtggcggaggaggatgTTATGGCGGCGGAGATTATGATGATCACCGGTTTGTGGTAGAGAGAGATGGGAGTTTGacaaaggaggaggaggaagagaacgGGGAGAAAACGACATCGGTTAAAGGAGGAGGAGATCATGATGAGTCGAGAATAAGTGCAAGAGTTGAAGCCGAGAGAGTGTGGTTAGAGTTGTATCAGATTGGTCATCTTGGATTTGGTAGAGTCTCCTTCACTGGAATTcaatga